In Streptomyces capitiformicae, one genomic interval encodes:
- a CDS encoding SAM-dependent methyltransferase, which translates to MTDRLLARDDGARPWRDAVQEALYGPGGFYRRPEGPAGHFRTSVHASPLFASAVARLLCRVDESLGQPDELVFVDMAAGRGELVTGVLAALPSGVAARTRAYAVEIADRPLALDHRIEWLAEPPKGITGMLFANEWLDNVPVDVVEVDAAGVARLVLVRPDGSERLGEPVGGEAARWLGRWWPPGPEEGLRAEVGLPRDLAWAGAVASVARGLAVAVDYTHLAGARPPFGTLTGFREGRETAPVPDGSCDITAHVALDACALPGARLLTQRDALRALGVTGGRPPLSLATTDPTAYVRALAGAGEAAELTAPGGLGDFGWLVQPVGMPNPLAG; encoded by the coding sequence GTGACTGATCGCCTACTGGCTCGGGATGACGGGGCGCGGCCTTGGCGGGACGCGGTCCAGGAGGCGCTGTACGGCCCTGGTGGCTTCTACCGGCGGCCCGAAGGCCCCGCCGGGCACTTCCGGACCTCCGTGCACGCGTCCCCGCTCTTCGCCTCGGCCGTGGCCCGGTTGCTGTGCCGCGTCGACGAATCGCTGGGGCAGCCGGACGAACTGGTCTTCGTGGACATGGCGGCCGGGCGGGGCGAGCTCGTGACTGGGGTGCTGGCCGCGCTCCCCTCCGGTGTGGCTGCCCGCACGCGCGCGTACGCCGTCGAAATCGCGGACCGACCCCTCGCCCTGGACCACCGCATCGAGTGGCTGGCCGAGCCTCCGAAGGGGATCACCGGGATGCTGTTCGCCAACGAGTGGCTGGACAACGTGCCCGTGGACGTCGTCGAGGTGGACGCGGCGGGCGTGGCGCGGCTGGTTCTCGTGCGGCCGGACGGGAGTGAGCGGCTCGGGGAGCCCGTCGGCGGGGAGGCGGCGCGGTGGCTGGGGCGTTGGTGGCCGCCGGGCCCGGAGGAGGGGCTGCGGGCCGAGGTCGGGCTGCCCAGGGACCTGGCGTGGGCCGGTGCCGTGGCGAGTGTCGCGCGGGGGCTCGCCGTGGCCGTCGACTACACGCACCTCGCGGGCGCCCGGCCGCCCTTCGGGACGCTCACGGGGTTCCGGGAAGGACGGGAGACCGCGCCCGTGCCGGACGGCTCGTGCGACATCACCGCGCATGTGGCGCTCGACGCGTGTGCGCTGCCGGGTGCGCGGCTGCTGACCCAACGGGACGCACTGCGCGCACTGGGCGTCACCGGAGGCCGTCCCCCGCTGTCCCTCGCCACCACCGACCCGACCGCGTACGTACGGGCCCTGGCGGGCGCCGGAGAGGCCGCCGAGCTCACCGCACCGGGCGGGCTGGGCGACTTCGGATGGCTGGTCCAGCCGGTGGGAATGCCCAACCCGCTCGCCGGGTAA
- a CDS encoding response regulator transcription factor, which produces MAIRVMLVDDQVLLRTGFRMVLAAQPDMEVVAEAGDGVEALQVVRSTEVDVVLMDVRMPKLDGVEATRRICAEPNPPKVLILTTFDLDEYAFSGLKAGASGFMLKDVPPGELLAAIRSVHSGDAVVAPSTTRRLLDRFAPMLPGTGTEPGHKELERLTEREREVMILVAQGLSNGEIAARLVLSEATVKTHVGRILTKLGLRDRVQVVVLAYETGLVRAGGQT; this is translated from the coding sequence ATGGCGATCCGCGTGATGCTCGTCGACGACCAGGTGCTGCTGCGCACCGGGTTCCGGATGGTGCTGGCGGCCCAGCCGGACATGGAGGTCGTGGCGGAGGCGGGCGACGGCGTCGAGGCACTCCAGGTGGTGCGGTCGACCGAGGTGGACGTGGTACTCATGGACGTCCGTATGCCGAAGCTGGACGGTGTCGAGGCCACCCGCCGCATCTGCGCGGAGCCCAACCCGCCGAAGGTGCTCATCCTGACAACCTTCGACCTCGACGAGTACGCCTTCTCCGGGCTGAAGGCCGGCGCCTCCGGCTTCATGCTCAAGGATGTGCCCCCCGGCGAACTGCTGGCCGCGATCCGTTCCGTGCACAGCGGTGACGCGGTCGTCGCGCCCTCCACCACGCGGCGTCTGCTCGACCGGTTCGCCCCGATGCTGCCGGGCACCGGCACGGAACCCGGGCACAAGGAACTGGAGCGGCTCACCGAACGCGAACGCGAGGTCATGATCCTCGTCGCCCAGGGCCTGTCCAACGGCGAGATCGCCGCCCGTCTCGTCCTCTCCGAGGCCACGGTCAAGACCCACGTCGGCCGCATCCTCACCAAGCTGGGCCTGCGCGACCGCGTCCAGGTGGTCGT
- a CDS encoding sensor histidine kinase, with the protein MQRLYDFLRRHPTWVDSFWAVVLLGMTVVGGTIDPDYATDMNETAFAVITLALCLSIALRRRMPEEMLVLAAAAGIAQLILDVPRIPADFAMLVVIYTVAANGARWASWFALAGGLCAASLAQVRWYRDETSTLGNAVLAVVLTVPFALAWVLGDSLRTRRAYFAQLEERAARLEKEREAQAKVAVAAERARIARELHDVVAHNVSVMVVQADGAAYVLDAAPDQAKKALETISSTGRQALAEMRRLLGVLRTGEHEEVGEYVPQPDVEQIDDLVEQCRVAGLPVDFKIEGTPRPLPSGVELTAYRIVQEALTNTRKHGGPNAGASVRLVYFDDGLGLLVEDDGKGAPHELYEEGGADGQGHGLIGMRERVGMVGGTLDAGPRPGGGFRISALLPLKPAH; encoded by the coding sequence GTGCAGCGCCTCTATGACTTCCTCCGCCGGCACCCGACATGGGTCGACAGCTTCTGGGCCGTCGTCCTGCTAGGGATGACCGTGGTGGGCGGAACGATCGACCCGGACTACGCGACGGACATGAACGAGACAGCGTTCGCCGTGATCACACTCGCGCTCTGCCTGTCGATCGCCCTGCGGCGCCGCATGCCCGAGGAGATGCTCGTGCTGGCCGCCGCCGCGGGCATCGCGCAGCTGATCCTCGACGTGCCGAGAATCCCGGCCGACTTCGCGATGCTGGTGGTCATCTACACGGTCGCGGCGAACGGCGCCCGCTGGGCCTCCTGGTTCGCCCTGGCCGGCGGCCTCTGCGCGGCGTCGCTGGCGCAGGTGCGTTGGTACAGGGACGAGACGAGCACCCTGGGCAACGCGGTGCTCGCGGTGGTCCTGACCGTGCCGTTCGCGCTGGCCTGGGTGCTCGGTGACTCCCTGCGCACCCGCCGCGCGTACTTCGCCCAGCTGGAGGAGCGCGCGGCCCGTCTGGAGAAGGAGCGCGAGGCGCAGGCCAAGGTCGCGGTCGCCGCCGAGCGCGCCCGGATCGCCCGTGAGCTGCACGACGTCGTCGCGCACAACGTCTCGGTGATGGTCGTCCAGGCCGACGGCGCCGCGTACGTTCTCGACGCCGCCCCCGACCAGGCGAAGAAGGCCCTGGAGACCATCTCCTCCACCGGCCGCCAGGCCCTCGCCGAGATGCGCCGCCTGCTCGGTGTGCTGCGCACCGGCGAGCACGAGGAGGTCGGCGAGTACGTCCCGCAGCCCGACGTCGAGCAGATCGACGATCTCGTCGAGCAGTGCCGGGTCGCCGGGCTCCCCGTGGACTTCAAGATCGAGGGCACCCCGCGTCCGCTGCCCAGCGGTGTGGAGCTGACGGCGTACCGCATCGTCCAGGAGGCCCTCACCAACACCCGCAAGCACGGCGGCCCGAACGCGGGCGCGAGCGTCCGGCTGGTCTACTTCGACGACGGCCTCGGCCTGCTCGTCGAGGACGACGGCAAGGGCGCGCCCCACGAGCTGTACGAGGAGGGCGGCGCCGACGGTCAGGGCCACGGGCTCATCGGGATGCGTGAGCGCGTCGGTATGGTCGGCGGCACGCTGGACGCGGGCCCCCGCCCCGGCGGCGGCTTCCGGATCAGCGCCCTGTTGCCCTTGAAGCCCGCGCACTGA